The following are encoded together in the Oncorhynchus clarkii lewisi isolate Uvic-CL-2024 chromosome 25, UVic_Ocla_1.0, whole genome shotgun sequence genome:
- the LOC139384094 gene encoding transmembrane protein 229b-like, with the protein MATTAPTPVPLTVLCRWYLYAIHGYFCEVMFTAAWEFVVNRDWKFPGVTSVWALFIYGTCILIVEHMYLALRALHCPLLLRCLIYTLWTYIWEFSTGLLLTQFGACPWDYSHFQYNFMGLITAEYALPWFCASFMTEQLVIRNTLRLRMDTDGTEDVKSDVGGGEDGEGGGRRQRVEQGGTEVNGFLKVD; encoded by the coding sequence ATGGCAACCACAGCCCCTACGCCGGTGCCTCTGACTGTCCTGTGTCGCTGGTACCTGTACGCCATCCACGGCTACTTCTGTGAGGTCATGTTCACCGCCGCCTGGGAGTTTGTGGTCAACCGCGACTGGAAGTTCCCTGGTGTTACCAGTGTGTGGGCTCTGTTCATCTACGGGACCTGCATCCTCATTGTGGAGCACATGTACCTGGCCCTCCGAGCTCTCCACTGCCCCCTGCTGCTGCGATGCCTCATCTACACCCTATGGACGTACATCTGGGAGTTCAGTACAGGGCTGTTGTTGACTCAGTTCGGGGCATGTCCCTGGGATTATTCCCATTTTCAGTATAACTTCATGGGGTTGATCACGGCAGAGTACGCCCTGCCATGGTTCTGTGCGTCGTTCATGACGGAGCAACTGGTTATACGCAACACACTGCGGCTAAGGATGGACACAGACGGAACAGAGGACGTCAAGTCAGATGTAGGTGGGGGAGAagatggggaaggaggggggaggagacaacGGGTTGAACAAGGAGGTACAGAGGTCAATGGTTTCCTGAAAGTGGACTGA
- the LOC139383628 gene encoding uncharacterized protein — MTSEWAKHKDPQFKVVAKSIYLTHLPPLPSYHPAPLPLYHPAPLPSYHSHPCSHTTSTPALIPPCTPALIPPCTPALIPLPPLFSYHLHPCPHTTLHPCPYTTLHPCPHTTPTPVLIPPPPLPSYHPAPLPLYHPAPLPSYNSHPCSHTTSTPALIPPPTPALIPSPPLPSYHPHPCPHTTPTPALIPPSSPALIQPSSPALIPPSSPALIPLPPQFSYHLHPCPHTTLHPCPYTTLHPCPHTTPTPVLIPPPTPALIPSPPLPSYHPHPCPHTTPTPALIPPSSPALIQPSSPALIPPSSPALIPPSSPALIQPSSPALIPPSSPALIPPSSPALIPPSTPPCPHTTL; from the exons ATGACGTCAGAATGGGCTAAGCATAAGGATCCCCAGTTCAAAGTAGTGGCA AAAAGTATATACCTCACACACCTCCCACCcctgccctcataccaccctgcaCCCCTGCCCTTATACCACCCTGCACCCCTGCCCTCATACCACTCCCACCCCTGTTCTCATACCACCTCCACCcctgccctcataccaccctgcaCCCCTGCCCTTATACCACCCTGCACCCCTGCCCTCATACCACTCCCACCCCTGTTCTCATACCACCTCCACCcctgccctcataccaccctgcaCCCCTGCCCTTATACCACCCTGCACCCCTGCCCTCATACCACTCCCACCCCTGTTCTCATACCACCTCCACCcctgccctcataccaccctgcaCCCCTGCCCTTATACCACCCTGCACCCCTGCCCTCATACAACTCCCACCCCTGTTCTCATACCACCTCCACCCCTGCCCTCATACCACCCCCCACCCCAGCCCTTATACCATCCCCACCCCTGCCCTCATACCACCCCCACCCCTGCCCTCATACCACCCCCACCcctgccctcataccaccctccaGCCCTGCCCTCATACAACCCTCCAGCcctgccctcataccaccctccaGCCCTGCCCTCATACCACTCCCACCCCAGTTCTCATACCACCTCCACCcctgccctcataccaccctgcaCCCCTGCCCTTATACCACCCTGCACCCCTGCCCTCATACCACTCCCACCCCTGTTCTCATACCACCCCCCACACCAGCCCTTATACCATCCCCACCCCTGCCCTCATACCACCCCCACCCCTGCCCTCATACCACCCCCACCcctgccctcataccaccctccaGCCCAGCCCTCATACAACCCTCCAGCcctgccctcataccaccctccagccctgccctcataccaccctccaGCCCTGCCCTCATACAACCCTCCAGCcctgccctcataccaccctccagccctgccctcataccaccctccagccctgccctcataccaccctccacccct ccctgccctcataccaccctctag